From Rhodococcus sp. B7740, one genomic window encodes:
- a CDS encoding phosphomannomutase/phosphoglucomutase, which produces MARTAECVNAVIKAYDVRGVVGEQIDEAFVRDVGASFARLVRDEAGAARSVVIGHDMRDSSPALSRAFADGVTAQGLDVVHIGLASTDQLYFASGLLECPGAMFTASHNPAKYNGIKLCRAGAKPVGQDTGLATVKAELVDGVPEFDGPAGTVTSRDVLTEYAQFLRELVDLSGIRAMKIAVDAGNGMGGHTVPAVFAPLPVTIEPLFFELDGSFPNHEANPLDPANLVDLQRFVVETGSEIGLAFDGDADRCFVVDEKGDPVSPSAVTCLVAERELAKEPGAVVIHNLITSRAVPELVEKLGGTPVRTRVGHSFIKQQMADTGAVFGGEHSAHYYFRDFWGADSGMLAALHVLAAFGAQDRPLSEMMATYETYSASGEINSTVGDAAERTEAVLAAFADRTAGIDRLDGVTVELADGGWFNLRASNTEPLLRLNVEARTREEVDALSTEILSIVRAGLE; this is translated from the coding sequence GTGGCCCGAACCGCAGAATGCGTGAACGCCGTCATCAAGGCCTACGACGTCCGAGGCGTCGTGGGCGAGCAGATCGACGAGGCGTTCGTGCGCGACGTCGGTGCGTCGTTCGCTCGATTGGTTCGTGACGAGGCGGGGGCCGCGCGTTCGGTGGTCATCGGGCACGACATGCGTGATTCGTCGCCCGCACTCTCTCGTGCGTTCGCCGACGGCGTCACCGCTCAGGGGCTCGACGTCGTGCACATCGGCCTGGCGTCGACCGATCAGCTCTACTTCGCCTCCGGCCTGCTCGAATGCCCGGGAGCGATGTTCACCGCCAGTCACAACCCGGCGAAGTACAACGGGATCAAGCTCTGCCGCGCCGGTGCGAAGCCCGTGGGCCAGGACACCGGTCTGGCCACGGTGAAGGCCGAATTGGTGGACGGGGTACCGGAGTTCGACGGCCCCGCCGGGACCGTGACGTCTCGTGACGTGCTGACCGAGTACGCGCAGTTCCTGCGCGAACTGGTCGATCTGTCGGGGATTCGCGCCATGAAGATCGCGGTGGATGCAGGCAACGGCATGGGCGGGCACACCGTGCCCGCCGTGTTCGCGCCGCTGCCCGTGACGATCGAACCGTTGTTCTTCGAACTCGACGGCAGCTTTCCCAATCACGAGGCCAATCCACTCGACCCGGCGAACCTGGTGGACCTGCAGCGATTCGTCGTCGAGACCGGCTCCGAAATCGGCCTTGCCTTCGACGGCGACGCCGATCGGTGCTTCGTCGTCGACGAGAAGGGCGACCCGGTGTCACCGTCGGCGGTGACCTGCCTGGTGGCCGAGCGCGAGCTGGCCAAGGAGCCGGGCGCGGTCGTCATCCACAATCTGATCACCTCCCGTGCGGTACCTGAGCTGGTCGAGAAGCTCGGTGGCACGCCGGTCCGCACCCGCGTCGGCCACTCTTTCATCAAGCAGCAGATGGCCGACACCGGAGCCGTTTTCGGTGGCGAGCACTCGGCGCACTACTACTTCCGTGATTTCTGGGGAGCGGACTCGGGCATGCTCGCTGCGCTGCACGTTCTCGCGGCTTTCGGTGCACAGGATCGCCCCTTGTCGGAGATGATGGCCACCTACGAGACCTACAGCGCGTCGGGAGAGATCAACTCGACGGTCGGTGACGCAGCCGAACGGACCGAGGCCGTGCTCGCGGCGTTCGCCGATCGGACCGCCGGAATCGACCGCCTCGACGGCGTGACGGTCGAGTTGGCCGACGGCGGCTGGTTCAACCTGCGGGCATCCAACACCGAACCCCTGCTTCGACTCAATGTGGAAGCGCGGACCCGCGAAGAAGTCG